One part of the Nymphaea colorata isolate Beijing-Zhang1983 chromosome 8, ASM883128v2, whole genome shotgun sequence genome encodes these proteins:
- the LOC126410329 gene encoding cysteine proteinase inhibitor 1-like: protein MASSNSSVTALCGFQPILDVKNNNHVLQDLGKFAVAEFNKKHQEASALVFVEVVEAQSQVVASIRIKAKMEERPHFHTLDVWAGTNYRLHIEALKAGYVRHYKAPVYEKPRKDVKTLTSFESVFA from the exons ATGGCTTCTTCCAATTCCTCAGTGACCGCTCTCTGTGGTTTTCAGCCGATCCTGGACGTGAAGAACAACAACCATGTACTACAGGATCTGGGTAAGTTTGCGGTGGCAGAATTCAATAAGAAGCACCAAGAAGCATCAGCCCTAGTGTTCGTAGAGGTGGTAGAGGCACAGAGCCAGGTGGTGGCCAGTATTAGAATCAAAGCAAAGATGGAAGAAAGGCCTCACTTTCACACTCTTGACGTGTGGG CCGGAACCAACTACAGACTGCATATCGAGGCCCTCAAAGCAGGGTATGTCAGGCACTACAAGGCTCCTGTGTATGAGAAGCCACGGAAGGACGTCAAGACCTTGACATCGTTTGAATCTGTTTTCGCCTGA